A window from Candidatus Polarisedimenticolia bacterium encodes these proteins:
- the thiL gene encoding thiamine-phosphate kinase has protein sequence MGRLDRLTEQGFIDLVASLAGAARPARGARFRPVLGIGDDAAILPAGGRLQTLFTTDCLAEGVHFRRAWSPGFLLGRKALAVNLSDIAAMGGVPRACVISAGFPARTRPAYAREVARGLADRARRHGVALVGGDTARARSLFLNVALLGAVEPGRAVRRSGARAGDGLYVTGALGASAAGLGLLRRGVRAGKGKRGRRAGQALRAHLDPEPRVTAGRLLGLTGLAAAMIDLSDGLWLDLPRLCDASGTGAVVEEAAVPLSAAAAAVLGPSGARRAAIVGGEDYELLFAARAGLEAQVAHLARRIRLPMSRIGEIVPRRRGVRLLTRSGRYVPFAAIAGGFRHFPADA, from the coding sequence ATGGGAAGGCTGGACCGTCTCACCGAGCAGGGGTTCATCGACCTCGTGGCGTCGCTTGCCGGGGCGGCGCGGCCCGCGCGGGGCGCCCGCTTCCGCCCGGTCCTGGGCATCGGCGACGACGCGGCGATTCTCCCCGCCGGCGGCCGCCTGCAGACCCTTTTCACCACCGATTGTCTCGCCGAGGGCGTCCATTTCCGGAGGGCCTGGTCGCCCGGCTTTCTCCTGGGGCGCAAGGCGCTCGCGGTGAACCTCAGTGACATCGCCGCCATGGGGGGCGTGCCGCGCGCCTGCGTGATCAGCGCCGGCTTCCCCGCGCGTACGCGGCCGGCGTATGCGCGCGAGGTGGCGCGGGGGCTCGCCGACCGGGCGCGCCGCCACGGCGTCGCCCTCGTCGGCGGGGACACGGCCCGAGCCCGCTCGCTCTTCCTGAACGTGGCTCTCCTGGGAGCCGTCGAGCCCGGACGCGCGGTGCGCCGGAGCGGCGCGCGCGCCGGGGACGGCCTCTACGTCACGGGAGCGCTCGGGGCCTCGGCCGCCGGGCTCGGTCTCCTGAGGCGGGGCGTCCGGGCGGGAAAGGGAAAGCGCGGGCGCCGCGCCGGCCAGGCGCTCCGCGCCCACCTGGATCCGGAGCCGCGGGTCACGGCGGGCCGGCTCCTGGGCCTGACCGGCCTCGCGGCGGCGATGATCGACCTGTCCGACGGCCTCTGGCTCGACCTGCCCCGCCTCTGCGACGCGAGCGGGACCGGGGCCGTCGTCGAGGAGGCCGCGGTGCCTCTCTCCGCGGCGGCCGCGGCGGTCCTGGGTCCCTCCGGCGCGAGGCGGGCGGCGATCGTCGGGGGGGAGGACTACGAGCTCCTGTTCGCGGCGCGGGCGGGGCTCGAGGCGCAGGTCGCGCACCTGGCGCGGCGCATCCGCCTGCCGATGTCGCGCATCGGGGAGATCGTTCCGCGCCGCCGGGGGGTGAGGCTCCTGACGCGCTCCGGCCGGTATGTGCCGTTCGCGGCGATCGCCGGCGGCTTCCGGCACTTCCCCGCGGACGCCTGA
- a CDS encoding DUF2062 domain-containing protein produces MGAPLHAIDLRRFSPYHAAAVRKARRRVREAVAGGAVRIGVWLPEDGPVREGGTRRLREWLRFVLHTDDTPQRAAFAFAIGVFIAWTPVLGFHTLLGLAIAFLFGLNRVAVMAGTFVNNPWTFVPIYTVSAWLGSALIGVEMSAPRLEGKSWSHFFDFLAQCRPWIVPMTMGTLILGSLSALLSFPIVLYGIRWYRGLRQAS; encoded by the coding sequence ATGGGCGCGCCGCTCCACGCCATTGACCTGCGCCGCTTCAGCCCGTATCATGCGGCGGCCGTCAGGAAGGCCAGGCGGCGAGTGCGCGAGGCCGTGGCGGGCGGCGCTGTCCGCATCGGCGTGTGGCTTCCGGAGGACGGGCCGGTGCGTGAGGGCGGGACCAGGCGCCTGAGGGAGTGGCTGCGCTTCGTCCTGCACACCGACGACACGCCACAACGGGCGGCCTTCGCCTTCGCCATCGGGGTCTTCATCGCCTGGACCCCCGTTCTCGGCTTCCATACTCTTCTGGGCCTGGCGATCGCCTTCCTCTTCGGGCTGAACCGCGTCGCGGTCATGGCGGGCACCTTCGTCAACAATCCGTGGACGTTCGTGCCGATCTACACCGTCTCCGCCTGGCTCGGATCGGCCCTGATCGGGGTCGAGATGAGCGCCCCGCGGCTGGAAGGGAAATCGTGGAGCCACTTCTTCGACTTCCTCGCGCAGTGCCGTCCCTGGATCGTGCCCATGACCATGGGCACGCTCATCCTGGGGTCGCTCAGCGCGCTCCTGTCGTTCCCGATCGTCCTCTACGGCATCCGCTGGTACCGCGGGTTGCGCCAGGCGAGCTGA
- a CDS encoding sigma-70 family RNA polymerase sigma factor produces MDEQDLIRLAAEGDLEAFERLVVSKRERVFWIACHIVGDRELARDVTQEVFLRLYRVIRRFRSGGHFDAWLHRIATNLSIDLLRHERPHRDTAALEEMTEGAAGPQQAAAGDREPPAGEGLRRQEIRRIFTTLSALLSRKQRLAFILREIEGLSTGEVAAIMKTRESTVRNHVLQARRTLQEELRRRYPEYCRPKSS; encoded by the coding sequence ATGGACGAGCAGGACCTGATCCGGCTCGCCGCCGAGGGCGACCTCGAGGCGTTCGAGCGCCTCGTGGTGAGCAAGCGCGAGCGCGTCTTCTGGATCGCCTGCCATATCGTCGGGGACAGGGAGCTGGCCAGGGACGTGACGCAGGAGGTCTTCCTGCGCCTGTACCGCGTGATCCGCCGGTTCCGCAGCGGCGGCCACTTCGACGCCTGGCTGCACCGGATCGCCACCAACCTGAGCATCGACCTCCTGAGGCACGAGCGCCCGCACCGCGACACGGCAGCCCTCGAGGAGATGACGGAGGGGGCGGCGGGCCCGCAGCAGGCGGCCGCCGGCGACCGGGAGCCGCCGGCGGGCGAGGGGCTGCGCCGCCAGGAGATCCGGCGGATCTTCACGACCCTTTCCGCCCTGCTGTCCCGCAAGCAGCGGCTCGCCTTCATCCTGCGCGAGATCGAGGGCCTGTCGACGGGCGAGGTCGCCGCGATCATGAAGACCCGCGAATCGACCGTCCGCAACCACGTCCTGCAGGCCCGCCGCACGCTGCAGGAGGAGCTCCGCCGGCGCTACCCGGAGTACTGCCGGCCGAAATCTTCCTAG
- a CDS encoding zf-HC2 domain-containing protein produces the protein MRQKGCPDGEPLLSSFAAGALEEVAERRVRDHLASCAACRDAVLARDPTVLFLGLRREPLPGDFWTGFNARLRVRLEAEGRPRASWIAWASDPGFRRLAYVAAPLAMVLLIGTLFLVRPGGPGTVAERAPAPPFGLQELSGSAGQDGPPALEEVGSPSARVYRFPVAPGGNETPIYFVVDESIDI, from the coding sequence ATGCGCCAGAAGGGCTGTCCGGACGGGGAGCCGCTCCTGTCGTCGTTCGCGGCGGGGGCGCTGGAGGAAGTCGCCGAGCGGCGGGTCCGCGATCATCTCGCGTCCTGCGCCGCCTGCCGCGATGCCGTGCTCGCGCGCGATCCGACCGTCCTGTTCCTCGGCCTGCGCCGCGAGCCCCTCCCCGGGGACTTCTGGACCGGCTTCAACGCCCGGCTGAGGGTCCGCCTCGAGGCGGAGGGGCGGCCGAGGGCCTCCTGGATCGCCTGGGCGTCCGATCCCGGCTTCCGGCGGCTGGCCTATGTCGCCGCTCCCCTGGCGATGGTCCTCCTGATCGGGACCCTGTTCCTCGTCCGCCCCGGCGGCCCCGGGACCGTAGCGGAGCGGGCGCCGGCCCCGCCGTTCGGGCTTCAGGAGCTGTCCGGTTCCGCGGGCCAGGACGGCCCGCCCGCTCTCGAAGAGGTGGGCTCGCCGAGCGCCCGTGTCTACCGGTTCCCGGTCGCTCCGGGCGGGAACGAGACCCCCATCTACTTCGTCGTCGACGAATCGATCGACATCTGA
- a CDS encoding type II secretion system F family protein, translating to MPEFIAKVGTSDGTVMERSFTAESEEALRSDLEGKDYLVFKVRRKGGVSGLLPGFGAGRSVKMKEFLLFNQELAALIKAGLPIIASLEILTERRKNQAFRKALMDVRDKVRGGASLSEAFQEQGEMFPAIYSATLASGERSGEIANVLLRYIAYQKTILALKRKVTTALIYPAILFVLMMVLIAILIVWVVPQFTEFYKDFGADLPLLTRALIGVSGFVTQKAIFMVALVALAAVLFRAWMRTPAGRLAIDRFVVRVPVVGGVFHRFAVSRFTRTLGTLIAGGIPAVTALLMSAKAVGNLAFEAKLIDVERKVREGSSLWESLEATGLFNDIAIEMTRVGESTGSLHDMLANISDFYDEEIEARINTIMVFIEPVMLVVMGGFVVLIMLAIYLPLLRSYAQSTY from the coding sequence ATGCCTGAGTTCATCGCCAAGGTCGGCACCAGCGACGGGACGGTGATGGAGCGGTCCTTCACGGCCGAATCCGAGGAGGCGCTCCGGAGCGACCTGGAGGGGAAGGACTACCTGGTCTTCAAGGTCAGGAGGAAGGGAGGCGTGTCCGGCCTGCTGCCGGGCTTCGGCGCCGGCCGCAGCGTGAAGATGAAGGAGTTCCTCCTGTTCAACCAGGAGCTGGCCGCGCTCATCAAGGCCGGCCTGCCGATCATCGCCAGCCTCGAGATCCTGACCGAGCGCCGGAAGAACCAGGCGTTCCGCAAGGCGCTGATGGACGTGCGTGACAAGGTGCGCGGCGGCGCGTCGCTCTCGGAGGCGTTCCAGGAGCAAGGGGAGATGTTCCCGGCGATCTACTCCGCGACCCTGGCGTCGGGGGAGCGCTCGGGCGAGATCGCCAACGTCCTCCTGCGCTACATCGCCTACCAGAAGACCATCCTGGCGCTGAAGCGCAAGGTGACCACGGCGCTCATCTACCCGGCCATCCTGTTCGTGCTGATGATGGTGCTCATCGCCATCCTGATCGTCTGGGTGGTTCCGCAGTTCACCGAGTTCTACAAGGATTTCGGAGCCGACCTCCCGCTCCTGACCCGGGCGCTGATCGGGGTGTCGGGGTTCGTCACGCAGAAGGCGATCTTCATGGTGGCGCTCGTGGCGCTGGCCGCGGTCCTGTTCCGCGCCTGGATGCGCACGCCGGCGGGGCGCCTCGCGATCGATCGCTTCGTGGTGCGCGTGCCTGTGGTCGGCGGCGTGTTCCACCGCTTCGCCGTGTCGCGCTTCACGCGCACTCTCGGCACGCTGATCGCGGGCGGCATCCCGGCGGTCACCGCGCTCCTGATGTCGGCGAAGGCCGTCGGCAATCTGGCGTTCGAGGCGAAGCTGATCGACGTCGAACGCAAGGTCCGCGAGGGGTCGAGCCTGTGGGAGTCGCTGGAGGCGACCGGGCTGTTCAACGACATCGCCATCGAGATGACCCGGGTCGGCGAGTCGACCGGGTCGCTGCACGACATGCTGGCGAACATCAGCGACTTCTACGACGAGGAGATCGAGGCCCGCATCAACACCATCATGGTCTTCATCGAGCCGGTGATGCTGGTCGTCATGGGGGGGTTCGTGGTGCTGATCATGCTGGCGATCTACCTGCCGCTGCTGCGCTCGTATGCGCAGTCGACGTACTGA
- a CDS encoding GspE/PulE family protein: MAPAKPKEKAPAPEAADRSVVSVEEAQAQRIAARLGIPYVDLAEFPIDHDLFRTIPVELMFRYNFIPWKEEDGRLVVVLSDPSDVLMVDELEILLARPLKVCVGGKTAINDVLKKSESSQRVLEAATEEFKIQVIRDSDEEGEEALSIDKLTQADSPIIKLVDSTVFNALQRRASDIHIETREREVIIKYRIDGVLYNAMDPIDKRFHSSIISRIKVMSELDIAEKRVPQDGRFKLKIKGRAIDFRVSIMPSVHGEDAVIRILDKESVNEDFAELRLDVLGFMPDDLKKLRKFIREPYGMVLVTGPTGSGKTTTLYAALSEIRSSEDKIITIEDPVEYQLPGITQIPVNEKKGLTFARGLRSILRHDPDKIMVGEIRDEETAQIAIQSALTGHLVFTTVHANNVVDVLGRFLNMKVEPYNFVSALNCVVAQRLVRLICGRCRVETRHEAKLLEESGISAKKHADHVFYEGKGCVDCNGTGYMGRMAIAEILDMSDRIRELILDRKSAAEIKRAAKDEGMTFMREAAVQRVLEGKTTLREINKVTFVE; encoded by the coding sequence ATGGCCCCTGCCAAGCCCAAGGAGAAGGCCCCGGCGCCCGAGGCGGCCGACCGGTCCGTCGTGTCGGTCGAGGAGGCCCAGGCGCAGCGCATCGCGGCGCGCCTCGGCATCCCCTACGTCGACCTGGCGGAGTTCCCGATCGACCACGATCTGTTCCGGACGATCCCGGTCGAGCTGATGTTCCGCTACAACTTCATCCCCTGGAAGGAGGAGGACGGCCGGCTCGTGGTCGTGCTCTCCGACCCCTCCGACGTGCTGATGGTGGACGAGCTCGAGATCCTGCTCGCCCGTCCGCTCAAGGTCTGCGTCGGCGGGAAGACCGCCATCAACGACGTTCTCAAGAAGTCCGAGTCGAGCCAGCGCGTCCTCGAGGCGGCGACCGAGGAGTTCAAGATCCAGGTCATCCGCGACAGCGACGAGGAGGGCGAAGAGGCGCTGTCGATCGACAAGCTGACGCAGGCCGACTCGCCGATCATCAAGCTGGTCGACTCGACCGTGTTCAACGCGCTGCAGCGCCGCGCCTCGGACATCCACATCGAGACGCGCGAGCGCGAGGTCATCATCAAGTACCGCATCGACGGCGTCCTGTACAACGCCATGGATCCGATCGACAAGCGCTTCCACTCGTCGATCATCTCGCGCATCAAGGTCATGTCCGAGCTGGACATCGCCGAGAAGCGCGTCCCCCAGGACGGCCGCTTCAAGCTGAAGATCAAGGGGCGGGCGATCGACTTCCGCGTGTCGATCATGCCGTCGGTGCACGGCGAGGACGCCGTCATCCGCATCCTGGACAAGGAGTCGGTCAACGAGGACTTCGCCGAGCTGCGCCTGGACGTGCTCGGCTTCATGCCGGACGACTTGAAGAAGCTCCGCAAGTTCATCCGCGAGCCGTACGGCATGGTGCTCGTGACCGGGCCGACCGGATCGGGCAAGACGACCACGCTGTACGCCGCGCTCTCGGAGATCCGCTCCAGCGAGGACAAGATCATCACCATCGAGGACCCGGTCGAGTACCAGCTCCCCGGCATCACGCAGATCCCGGTGAACGAGAAGAAGGGGCTGACGTTCGCCCGGGGGCTGCGATCGATCCTGCGGCACGACCCCGACAAGATCATGGTCGGTGAGATCCGCGACGAGGAGACGGCCCAGATCGCCATCCAGTCGGCGCTCACCGGCCACCTGGTGTTCACCACCGTCCATGCCAACAACGTCGTGGACGTCCTCGGGCGCTTCCTGAACATGAAGGTCGAGCCGTACAACTTCGTGTCCGCCCTCAACTGCGTGGTGGCGCAGCGGCTGGTGCGGCTCATCTGCGGGCGCTGCCGGGTCGAGACGCGGCACGAGGCGAAGCTCCTGGAGGAATCCGGCATCAGCGCGAAGAAGCACGCCGACCATGTGTTCTACGAGGGGAAGGGGTGCGTCGATTGCAACGGCACCGGCTACATGGGCCGCATGGCGATCGCCGAGATCCTGGACATGAGCGACCGGATCCGGGAGCTGATCCTGGACCGCAAGTCGGCGGCGGAGATCAAGCGCGCCGCCAAGGACGAGGGGATGACGTTCATGCGCGAGGCGGCGGTGCAGCGCGTCCTCGAAGGCAAGACCACGCTGCGCGAGATCAACAAGGTGACCTTCGTCGAGTAG
- the pilM gene encoding pilus assembly protein PilM, protein MDLKREFSDLFDRLGAAPRPPRYPLVAIEVSADRVTAIRMSPIGNSGKLRLGAVQTRPIPDGAIEVSLTKPNILDVKAVSAAVKEVLHQLDSRDHRISVLLPDDVARVALLGFATLPKTRRELVELVRFRMAKSLPFKPEEAEMDLMILGGAASRPGASAATVLASFVHSDVVDQYEALLAECGYWPGLVSLSTFELFNLFRQRFAERKLADKDSLVLNVTRHYLSVLILRDTDVIFYRCKPHVTGSGGGDPLADIRREVYTSLAFYQEKLLGRGIGRVFLRSVSLPLEGIREAVSAEAGGELEVLDPLPLLPQNGGPFLGVEDAAAAAPAIGAVLGRRA, encoded by the coding sequence GTGGACCTGAAACGGGAATTCTCGGACCTGTTCGACCGGCTAGGCGCCGCGCCGCGGCCGCCGCGCTACCCGCTCGTGGCGATCGAGGTGTCGGCCGACCGGGTCACCGCCATCCGCATGAGCCCCATCGGCAACAGCGGCAAGCTGCGGCTGGGCGCCGTGCAGACGCGCCCGATCCCGGACGGGGCGATCGAGGTGTCCCTGACGAAACCGAACATCCTCGACGTGAAGGCCGTCTCGGCGGCCGTGAAGGAGGTGCTGCACCAGCTCGATTCCAGGGACCACCGCATCTCGGTCCTGCTCCCGGACGACGTGGCGCGCGTGGCCCTGCTGGGGTTCGCCACGCTCCCGAAGACCCGCCGCGAGCTGGTGGAGCTGGTGCGTTTCCGCATGGCGAAATCGCTCCCCTTCAAGCCGGAGGAGGCGGAGATGGACCTGATGATCCTCGGCGGAGCCGCCAGCCGGCCGGGCGCGTCCGCGGCCACGGTCCTGGCGTCCTTCGTGCATTCCGACGTCGTCGACCAATACGAGGCGCTGCTCGCCGAGTGCGGCTACTGGCCCGGGCTGGTGAGCCTCAGCACCTTCGAGCTGTTCAATCTGTTCCGCCAGCGCTTCGCGGAGAGGAAGCTGGCGGACAAGGATTCGCTGGTCCTCAACGTGACGCGGCACTACCTGTCGGTCCTGATCCTGCGGGACACCGATGTGATCTTCTACCGCTGCAAGCCGCACGTGACCGGCTCCGGGGGCGGCGATCCGCTGGCCGACATCCGCCGCGAGGTCTACACGTCCCTGGCGTTCTACCAGGAGAAGCTGCTCGGGCGCGGCATCGGCCGGGTCTTCCTGCGCAGCGTCTCCCTGCCCCTCGAGGGGATCCGCGAGGCCGTGTCGGCCGAGGCGGGCGGCGAGCTCGAGGTCCTCGACCCCCTGCCGCTCCTGCCCCAGAACGGCGGGCCGTTCCTCGGTGTCGAGGACGCGGCGGCGGCCGCGCCCGCCATCGGCGCGGTCCTGGGGAGGCGCGCGTGA
- a CDS encoding secretin N-terminal domain-containing protein: METAANPPGIRTSKRRGRPPGGRSPAARALAAALAWTIALGGCATGRGVYKSGTKEMAAQNYDRAVLLFSKAVSFDPESTRYKVALARAKMKAAQEHFAKGQAYLKAGRIEAAISEFQQTVYLDPSHQYAANELSKALSEWQRQQKADESEMEKLKRQAKAAAPGRVAPRLNPASNIPIVLRFKDETVKKIYDALSKASGINFIYDERVDLNKKISIDLADVTFEQALGTLMTMNKHFFKIWDENTILISDDNTQKHKEYDDLVIQTFYLSNADVKDVQVLLRTLLDARQLAQNDRLNAITIRDTPDRVQVAAKIIESNDKAKSELIVDIELLEINRTLLQNLGIDLFGPGGGNGKSLNLTYGGGTSVPLNNLDLLKQAGSYLLGPIPGVVVNFLKTDADAQVIAKPQLRVSEGEKATVRIGDRIPIPTTTFNAASTGVGTVGVPITSFTYQNVGINIDVEPRVHHNKEITLKLKVEVSSLAGQISAGGGLTQPIIGTREIDTTIRLKDQETNLLAGLIREEERKSMSGLPGLSDVPVLKRIFGNTETNVQQTDIVLTLTPHIIRIPDVTEEDLLPLWIGTESNIGLRGASKTSAFGSNPFEAKEEDEEAPMIPTLPDLPVEEAEPEGGGAPAEEPPQAPGAVLVPVPVPPATTAPAPEPEPTPTPAPQGGGTAPTTATPPAPTPGGESKAEATEPALVFLSPAYANVAMGEMITVGVMIRSKSGIGSVPFHLNFDPEFLEFIHSGTVSPFLSQDGANVFVLATLGAGKNELIVGLSREGSRPGVSGQGELIGLTFLANNKKGGTTTLNFTDISVLDPSAQKLPFDRQGMTINVTTGQ; encoded by the coding sequence GTGGAAACCGCAGCGAACCCGCCTGGAATCCGCACATCGAAGCGCAGGGGCCGCCCGCCCGGCGGACGGAGCCCGGCCGCCCGGGCCCTGGCCGCGGCCCTCGCCTGGACGATCGCGCTCGGCGGGTGCGCCACCGGCCGAGGGGTCTACAAGAGCGGCACGAAGGAGATGGCAGCCCAGAACTACGACCGGGCGGTCCTGCTCTTCTCCAAGGCGGTCTCCTTCGATCCGGAGAGCACCCGCTACAAGGTGGCGCTGGCGCGCGCCAAGATGAAGGCGGCCCAGGAGCATTTCGCCAAGGGGCAGGCCTACCTGAAGGCCGGCCGCATCGAGGCGGCCATCTCCGAGTTCCAGCAGACGGTCTATCTCGATCCCTCGCACCAGTACGCCGCCAACGAGCTGTCCAAGGCGCTCTCCGAGTGGCAGAGGCAGCAGAAGGCGGACGAGTCCGAGATGGAGAAGCTGAAGCGCCAGGCCAAGGCGGCCGCGCCCGGGCGAGTCGCCCCCCGGCTGAACCCCGCCTCCAACATCCCGATCGTCCTGCGCTTCAAGGACGAGACGGTGAAGAAGATCTACGACGCGCTCAGCAAGGCCTCGGGGATCAACTTCATCTACGACGAGCGGGTCGACCTCAACAAGAAGATCTCGATCGACCTGGCCGACGTGACGTTCGAGCAGGCCCTCGGCACCCTGATGACGATGAACAAGCACTTCTTCAAGATCTGGGACGAGAACACCATCCTGATCTCCGACGACAACACGCAGAAGCACAAGGAGTACGACGACCTCGTCATCCAGACCTTCTACCTGTCGAACGCCGACGTGAAGGACGTGCAGGTCCTGCTCCGCACCCTCCTCGACGCGCGCCAGCTGGCGCAGAACGACCGCCTGAACGCCATCACCATCCGCGACACCCCCGATCGCGTCCAGGTGGCCGCGAAGATCATCGAGTCGAACGACAAGGCCAAGTCCGAGCTCATCGTGGACATCGAGCTCCTGGAGATCAACCGCACGCTCCTGCAGAACCTGGGGATCGACCTGTTCGGTCCGGGCGGCGGCAACGGCAAGTCGCTGAACCTGACCTATGGGGGCGGCACCAGCGTGCCGCTCAACAACCTGGACCTGCTCAAGCAGGCGGGCTCCTACCTGCTCGGCCCGATCCCGGGCGTGGTGGTGAACTTCCTCAAGACCGACGCCGATGCCCAGGTGATCGCCAAGCCGCAGCTGCGCGTCAGCGAAGGGGAGAAGGCGACCGTCCGCATCGGCGACCGGATCCCGATCCCGACCACGACGTTCAACGCCGCCTCCACGGGGGTCGGGACGGTGGGCGTGCCGATCACCTCGTTCACCTACCAGAACGTCGGGATCAACATCGACGTCGAGCCGCGCGTGCACCACAACAAGGAGATCACCCTGAAGCTCAAGGTGGAGGTCTCCTCGCTGGCCGGCCAGATCTCCGCCGGCGGGGGGCTGACGCAGCCGATCATCGGCACGCGCGAGATCGACACGACGATCCGGCTCAAGGACCAGGAGACCAACCTGCTGGCCGGCCTCATCCGCGAGGAGGAGCGCAAGTCGATGAGCGGCCTGCCGGGGCTCTCCGACGTCCCGGTCCTGAAGCGGATCTTCGGCAACACCGAGACCAACGTGCAGCAGACGGACATCGTCCTGACCCTGACGCCGCACATCATCCGCATCCCGGACGTGACGGAGGAGGACCTGCTGCCGCTCTGGATCGGCACGGAGAGCAACATCGGCCTGCGGGGCGCCAGCAAGACCAGCGCCTTCGGCAGCAACCCGTTCGAGGCGAAGGAGGAGGACGAGGAAGCGCCGATGATCCCGACCCTGCCGGATCTGCCGGTCGAAGAGGCGGAGCCGGAGGGCGGGGGGGCGCCGGCCGAAGAGCCGCCCCAGGCGCCTGGCGCCGTCCTGGTGCCCGTTCCGGTGCCGCCGGCCACCACGGCCCCCGCTCCCGAACCGGAGCCGACGCCGACCCCGGCCCCCCAAGGGGGCGGTACGGCCCCGACCACGGCGACCCCGCCGGCCCCGACGCCGGGCGGCGAGAGCAAGGCGGAGGCCACCGAGCCGGCTCTGGTCTTCCTGAGCCCCGCGTACGCGAATGTCGCGATGGGGGAGATGATCACCGTGGGCGTCATGATCCGGTCGAAGAGCGGGATCGGCAGCGTGCCGTTCCATCTGAATTTCGATCCGGAGTTTCTCGAGTTCATCCATTCCGGGACCGTGTCGCCGTTTCTGTCACAGGATGGTGCCAACGTGTTTGTCCTTGCGACGCTAGGGGCGGGGAAAAATGAACTGATCGTCGGACTGTCACGCGAGGGAAGTCGTCCAGGAGTGAGCGGTCAGGGAGAGCTAATCGGCCTGACATTTCTTGCTAACAACAAGAAAGGGGGCACGACAACGCTTAACTTCACAGACATCTCCGTCCTCGATCCGTCGGCCCAGAAACTGCCGTTCGATCGGCAGGGCATGACGATCAACGTCACGACCGGCCAGTAG
- a CDS encoding type II secretion system protein encodes MFLTRRTGRRGDAGVSLVELVVTVAILAILAGALVPITKFTVKRRNELELRRSLRMMRQAIDQYKKFCDTGVIQKSGVDSECYPPDLETLVDGVEKTGALGQKIKFLRRIPYDPMIKKQEWGMRSFQDDADSSSWGHENVYDVYSTSSGKALDGTEYKDW; translated from the coding sequence ATCTTTCTCACGCGCAGGACAGGCCGGAGGGGTGACGCCGGCGTGTCGCTCGTCGAGCTCGTGGTGACGGTCGCGATCCTGGCGATCCTGGCCGGGGCGCTCGTGCCGATCACCAAGTTCACGGTGAAGCGCCGGAATGAGCTCGAGCTGCGCCGGTCGCTCCGGATGATGCGGCAGGCGATCGACCAGTACAAGAAGTTCTGCGACACCGGGGTCATCCAGAAGAGCGGGGTCGATTCGGAGTGCTACCCGCCCGACCTCGAGACGCTGGTGGACGGGGTCGAGAAGACGGGGGCCCTGGGGCAGAAGATCAAGTTCCTGAGGCGGATTCCCTACGATCCGATGATCAAGAAGCAGGAATGGGGGATGCGCTCCTTCCAGGACGACGCCGACTCGTCGTCCTGGGGCCACGAGAACGTCTATGACGTGTACAGCACCTCGTCCGGCAAGGCGCTGGACGGCACCGAATACAAGGACTGGTGA
- a CDS encoding prepilin-type N-terminal cleavage/methylation domain-containing protein, which produces MKEGPRGEGGFTLIELLIVIAIIGIIAGIAAAQMRTAPQRAKEAVLKEDLFAIRDVIDQYFADKGKYPESLDTLIEEGYLRKIPVDPITGSEETWQTVQAEATDEDTEGGGGIIDVKSGADGTALDGTRYQDW; this is translated from the coding sequence TTGAAAGAGGGACCGCGGGGCGAAGGCGGCTTCACGCTCATCGAGTTGCTCATCGTCATCGCGATCATCGGCATCATCGCCGGAATTGCCGCGGCGCAGATGCGCACCGCCCCCCAAAGGGCCAAGGAGGCGGTGCTGAAAGAGGACCTGTTCGCCATCCGCGACGTCATCGACCAGTACTTCGCGGACAAGGGAAAGTATCCGGAGTCTCTCGACACGCTGATCGAGGAGGGCTACCTGCGCAAGATCCCGGTCGACCCGATCACCGGATCGGAGGAGACCTGGCAGACGGTGCAGGCCGAGGCGACCGACGAGGACACGGAGGGGGGCGGCGGCATCATCGACGTGAAGAGCGGTGCCGACGGCACCGCCCTCGACGGCACCCGCTACCAGGACTGGTAA